A part of Thermotoga petrophila RKU-1 genomic DNA contains:
- a CDS encoding ECF transporter S component has protein sequence MRKLTYTAMWLAVGVALAYLFHLVNLGRMFLPLHLVAMLAGATSGAFVGGVTGAVLPILSFLTMGMPPFPMFLFMIPEVFTYGFVMGVMKKNIFVRILIAVVLGRLVYSVSYYVLGALIGIKLQPLTSILLSFTTGIPGIVLQFILVPLVYRRLQLIFEKGGKENA, from the coding sequence ATGCGGAAGCTGACCTACACTGCCATGTGGCTCGCTGTTGGTGTAGCTCTTGCCTATCTTTTTCACCTGGTGAACCTTGGGAGAATGTTCTTGCCTCTTCACCTGGTAGCTATGCTCGCTGGAGCGACCTCTGGAGCCTTTGTGGGAGGAGTAACAGGTGCGGTACTTCCTATTCTTTCGTTTTTAACGATGGGAATGCCACCATTTCCAATGTTTCTCTTTATGATACCTGAGGTGTTCACGTACGGTTTCGTTATGGGGGTTATGAAGAAAAACATATTCGTTAGAATCCTCATCGCTGTGGTTCTTGGAAGACTCGTTTACTCGGTTTCTTACTACGTTCTTGGGGCTCTCATTGGTATCAAGCTTCAGCCGTTAACCTCCATTTTGTTGAGTTTCACCACGGGTATTCCCGGTATCGTTCTTCAATTCATTTTGGTTCCACTGGTTTACAGACGGCTTCAATTGATATTTGAGAAGGGAGGAAAGGAGAATGCCTGA
- the ribF gene encoding riboflavin biosynthesis protein RibF: protein MVVSIGVFDGVHIGHQKVLRTMKEIAFFRKDDSLIYTISYPPEYFSPNFPGLLMTVESRVEMLSRYARTVVLDFFRIKDLTPEGFVERYLSGVSAVVVGRDFRFGKNASGDTSFLRKKGVEVYEIEDIVVQGIRVSSSLIRDLVQKGRAEEIPVYLGRYFEIEGIVHRDREFGRKLGFPTANIDRGNEKLVDLKRGVYLVRVHFPDGKKKFGVMNVGFRPTVGDARNVKYEVYILDFEGDLYGKKLKLEVLKFMREEKKFDSIEELKAAIDQDVKNARNIIDDIINSKFEKEG, encoded by the coding sequence ATGGTTGTCAGCATCGGAGTTTTCGATGGAGTTCACATCGGGCATCAGAAGGTCTTGAGGACCATGAAGGAAATAGCATTTTTCAGGAAGGACGATAGCCTGATCTACACCATATCCTATCCTCCCGAATATTTCTCGCCGAATTTTCCCGGTCTTCTCATGACGGTAGAAAGCAGGGTGGAGATGCTCTCTCGCTACGCCAGAACCGTTGTTCTGGATTTTTTCAGAATAAAAGATCTCACCCCAGAAGGGTTCGTCGAAAGGTATCTATCTGGAGTATCGGCTGTTGTTGTTGGAAGGGATTTCAGATTTGGCAAGAACGCGAGTGGAGACACGTCTTTTCTCAGAAAGAAAGGTGTGGAAGTCTATGAAATTGAAGATATCGTTGTTCAGGGAATAAGAGTGAGCAGTTCTCTGATCAGAGATCTCGTTCAGAAGGGAAGAGCAGAGGAAATACCTGTGTATCTTGGCAGATATTTCGAGATCGAAGGAATCGTCCACAGAGACAGGGAGTTTGGAAGAAAGTTGGGATTTCCAACCGCTAACATCGATAGAGGAAATGAAAAACTTGTAGATTTGAAAAGAGGAGTTTATCTGGTGAGAGTTCATTTTCCAGATGGAAAGAAAAAATTTGGTGTCATGAACGTGGGTTTCAGGCCCACCGTGGGTGATGCGAGAAACGTGAAGTACGAGGTGTACATCCTGGATTTCGAAGGCGATCTTTACGGAAAGAAGCTGAAACTGGAAGTGTTGAAATTCATGAGGGAAGAGAAGAAATTTGATTCAATCGAAGAGCTGAAGGCTGCTATTGACCAGGATGTGAAAAACGCCAGGAACATAATAGATGATATAATCAATTCGAAGTTCGAAAAAGAGGGGTGA
- the truB gene encoding tRNA pseudouridine(55) synthase TruB — MKHGILVAYKPKGPTSHDVVDEVRKKLKTRKVGHGGTLDPFACGVLIIGVNQGTRILEFYKDLKKVYWVKMRLGLITETFDITGEVVEERECNATEEEIREAIFSFVGEYDQVPPAYSAKKHKGERLYKLAREGKIINLPPKRVKIFKIWDVNVEGRDVSFRAEVSPGTYIRSLCMDIGYKLGCGATAVELVRESVGSYTIEESLNVFEAAPEEIENRIIPLEKCLEWLPRVVVHQESTKTILNGSQIHLEMLKEWDGFKKGEVVRVFNEEGRLLALAEAERNSSFLETLRKHERNERVLTLRKVFNTR, encoded by the coding sequence GTGAAGCACGGAATCCTTGTAGCCTACAAACCTAAAGGACCCACATCGCACGATGTTGTGGACGAAGTGAGAAAAAAATTGAAGACGAGGAAAGTCGGACACGGTGGAACTCTCGATCCGTTCGCCTGTGGTGTTCTCATAATCGGTGTCAACCAAGGTACGAGAATTCTTGAGTTCTACAAAGATTTGAAAAAGGTGTACTGGGTGAAGATGAGGCTCGGTTTGATAACTGAGACCTTCGATATAACAGGCGAAGTTGTTGAGGAACGAGAATGCAATGCCACCGAAGAAGAAATAAGAGAAGCAATCTTTTCCTTTGTGGGAGAATACGACCAGGTTCCGCCCGCTTATTCTGCCAAGAAACACAAAGGCGAACGTCTCTACAAACTGGCGAGAGAGGGAAAGATCATAAATCTTCCTCCAAAGCGAGTGAAGATCTTCAAGATATGGGATGTGAATGTTGAGGGGAGAGACGTCTCTTTCAGAGCGGAAGTGTCTCCCGGCACCTACATAAGATCTCTCTGTATGGATATAGGTTACAAGCTCGGCTGTGGTGCCACCGCCGTTGAGCTCGTACGAGAGAGCGTGGGATCTTATACAATTGAGGAAAGTTTGAACGTATTCGAAGCCGCTCCTGAAGAGATTGAAAACAGGATCATACCACTCGAAAAATGCCTTGAGTGGCTGCCGCGTGTTGTCGTTCATCAGGAATCAACGAAAACGATTCTCAACGGTTCTCAAATACACCTTGAGATGCTCAAAGAATGGGACGGTTTCAAAAAGGGGGAAGTTGTCAGAGTATTCAACGAAGAAGGACGGTTACTTGCTCTGGCTGAAGCGGAAAGAAATTCTTCTTTTCTGGAAACCTTGAGAAAGCACGAAAGAAACGAGCGAGTTTTGACTCTCAGAAAGGTCTTTAACACGAGGTGA
- the rbfA gene encoding 30S ribosome-binding factor RbfA, with protein sequence MNPAYRKAMLESEIQKLLMEALQQLRDPRLKKDFVTFSRVELSKDKRYADVYVSFLGTPEERKETVEILNRAKGFFRTFISKNLRLYVAPEIRFYEDKGIEASVKVHQLLVQLGYDPLKDKEKKEEDKEEE encoded by the coding sequence ATGAATCCAGCCTATAGAAAGGCCATGCTCGAATCGGAGATTCAAAAACTTTTGATGGAAGCACTTCAACAGCTGAGAGATCCCCGCTTGAAGAAAGATTTTGTCACTTTTTCCAGAGTGGAGTTATCAAAGGACAAAAGGTACGCAGACGTCTATGTCAGTTTTCTCGGAACACCGGAAGAACGAAAGGAAACGGTTGAAATATTGAACAGGGCGAAGGGTTTTTTCAGAACCTTTATCTCCAAAAATCTGAGGCTCTACGTTGCTCCGGAAATCCGCTTTTACGAGGACAAAGGCATAGAAGCGAGTGTAAAAGTTCACCAGCTGCTGGTTCAACTTGGATACGATCCTCTGAAGGACAAAGAAAAGAAAGAGGAGGATAAGGAAGAAGAGTGA
- a CDS encoding HDOD domain-containing protein, translated as MPAKIIDRIIEEIDKLPSPNVVVQRIIAVCSKPDASSTEVANTLMMDASLSARVLKLANSAYYGVPRKITTLSEAVMILGFKTVRNLALSVFTYDMVFKNGSSGIDREKLWEHFIATAIASETIAETMGYPLKEEIFIAGLLHDLGKVVYDLLFSDILEAEVRIAQKTKRNLIDIEEELGIPPHSEVGAKLLRKWNFPDLLILSAEYHHNVEGNPNELFVNQVSMVHIGDVIANIMMRGASLSWGDPELSPFALNVLKMKPKTFLRILDKSKEKYSKAQEFLQID; from the coding sequence GTGCCGGCGAAGATAATAGACAGGATAATTGAAGAGATAGACAAGTTACCCTCACCGAATGTTGTTGTTCAAAGGATAATCGCCGTTTGTTCGAAGCCGGATGCGTCTTCGACAGAAGTAGCGAACACTCTCATGATGGACGCAAGTCTGAGCGCCAGGGTGTTGAAGCTGGCCAACTCAGCCTATTATGGCGTTCCAAGAAAGATAACCACGTTGAGTGAAGCGGTGATGATCCTTGGTTTCAAAACGGTGAGAAATCTCGCTCTCAGCGTTTTCACTTACGATATGGTTTTCAAAAACGGTTCTTCCGGCATCGATCGCGAAAAACTCTGGGAACATTTCATAGCGACTGCTATCGCTTCGGAAACGATCGCGGAAACAATGGGCTATCCCCTCAAGGAGGAGATCTTCATAGCAGGACTCCTCCACGATCTGGGCAAAGTGGTTTATGATCTCCTGTTCTCCGATATACTCGAAGCGGAAGTCAGAATCGCTCAAAAGACGAAGAGGAACCTCATAGACATAGAAGAGGAGCTTGGGATTCCACCGCACTCCGAAGTGGGCGCAAAGTTGCTCAGGAAGTGGAACTTTCCAGATCTTCTTATTTTGTCTGCTGAATACCACCACAACGTCGAGGGTAACCCAAACGAACTCTTCGTCAATCAAGTTTCTATGGTCCACATTGGAGATGTGATAGCGAATATCATGATGAGAGGAGCATCTCTTTCGTGGGGAGATCCGGAACTTTCACCTTTCGCCTTGAATGTATTGAAGATGAAACCGAAAACTTTTTTGCGAATACTGGATAAATCTAAGGAGAAGTACAGCAAGGCTCAGGAATTCTTGCAGATAGATTAG
- a CDS encoding sensor histidine kinase — protein MEETQEKIKKQSDRLFLLLSIMIMEFSNAKTENDILQGLLDLVKKVVDIKEVILVDENKRKIWGRDVDIKRFEEFIDWSIRQSNPVFVEDGYGYVGIVPVVKQDRMFGSLIVLLNHQPSMEETEIFKVLSFLSAIVLENIKLYRELEETYNYVNVILNGLPEGIFVYSSGEIKFQNEKFKEENFPDEVLKKAISLSEEAISLRTQRVGEVISGEEFFSITSIPLVLGSEVQALTIVENVTESKELERLKRIDRMKTEFIANISHELRTPLTAIKAYAETIYNTLEELDLGTLKEFLEVIMDQSSHLENLLNELLDFSRLERKSLQINREKIDLCGLIESAVNAIKEFASSHNVNVLFESNVPCPVEAYVDPTRIRQVLLNLLNNGVKYSKKDVPDKYVRVILDEKDGGVLITVEDNGIGIPDHAKDRIFEQFYRVDSSLTYEVPGTGLGLTITKEIVELHGGKIWVESEVGKGSRFFVWIPKDRAGEDNRQDN, from the coding sequence TTGGAGGAAACACAAGAAAAGATAAAAAAACAGAGCGATCGTCTGTTTTTACTCCTTTCGATAATGATAATGGAGTTTTCCAATGCGAAAACAGAAAACGATATTCTTCAGGGTCTTTTGGACCTTGTAAAGAAAGTGGTTGATATTAAAGAAGTGATCCTCGTCGATGAAAACAAGAGAAAAATCTGGGGAAGAGATGTCGATATAAAAAGATTCGAAGAGTTCATTGACTGGTCCATCAGACAATCCAATCCTGTCTTTGTGGAAGATGGGTACGGTTATGTTGGAATAGTTCCTGTTGTGAAACAAGACAGGATGTTTGGGAGTTTAATCGTACTCCTTAACCACCAGCCATCGATGGAAGAAACGGAGATTTTCAAAGTTCTTTCGTTTCTTTCAGCGATCGTTCTGGAAAATATAAAGCTGTACAGAGAATTAGAAGAAACTTACAACTACGTGAACGTTATTCTCAATGGTCTTCCAGAAGGGATCTTTGTTTACTCGAGTGGAGAAATAAAATTCCAGAATGAAAAGTTCAAAGAAGAGAATTTTCCAGATGAAGTTTTGAAAAAGGCCATTTCTCTATCAGAAGAAGCAATATCTCTGCGAACACAAAGAGTGGGTGAAGTGATATCAGGGGAAGAATTCTTTTCCATCACCTCGATACCTCTTGTCCTCGGCAGTGAAGTCCAGGCGCTGACGATCGTTGAAAACGTAACGGAATCGAAAGAACTCGAAAGACTGAAGCGTATAGACAGGATGAAAACGGAATTCATAGCGAATATCTCGCACGAGCTAAGAACCCCTCTAACAGCCATAAAAGCTTATGCGGAGACAATTTACAACACTCTGGAGGAACTGGATCTCGGTACCCTCAAGGAATTCCTCGAAGTGATAATGGATCAAAGCAGCCACCTTGAAAATCTCCTGAACGAGTTACTTGACTTTTCTAGGCTTGAAAGAAAATCCCTTCAAATAAACAGAGAAAAAATTGATCTCTGTGGTCTCATAGAAAGTGCGGTGAACGCGATCAAGGAATTTGCTTCATCTCACAACGTGAATGTTCTCTTTGAGAGTAATGTTCCATGCCCTGTGGAAGCTTACGTCGATCCAACAAGAATCAGACAGGTACTTTTGAATCTTCTCAACAACGGGGTGAAGTATTCAAAGAAAGATGTACCCGACAAGTACGTGAGGGTGATCTTGGATGAGAAAGATGGCGGTGTTCTCATAACCGTGGAAGACAACGGTATAGGAATACCGGATCACGCAAAGGATAGGATATTCGAACAGTTTTACAGGGTAGATTCTTCGTTGACCTACGAAGTGCCTGGAACAGGACTTGGCCTTACCATAACAAAAGAGATCGTGGAACTTCACGGCGGCAAGATATGGGTGGAAAGTGAGGTGGGGAAGGGATCCAGATTCTTTGTATGGATCCCAAAAGACCGTGCCGGCGAAGATAATAGACAGGATAATTGA
- a CDS encoding L-threonylcarbamoyladenylate synthase — MTKVLKVDPLFPDEEVLKEAVELLRNGEVIIFPTETVYGIGADAYNEEACRKIFELKGRPTDNPLIVHIHSFDQLEEIAEGYEAHLDFLKKFWPGPLTVILRKKSEKIPLVVTAGLSTVAVRMPAHPVALKLIELFGNPIAAPSANLSGRPSATNVQHVIEDFMGKVKLIIDAGNTPFGLESTIVDLTKEKPVLLRPGPVEVERLRELFPELVVPDFVRKGNFKGRPLAPGMKYRHYAPSKPLILVEDLTKMEEVLKKYPNHVVICVDERKELYDDIIVVGSLKNPYSIAQNIFSVLREAEKRGKEYIIVEGFEERGILFAVMNRLRKAATEIVR; from the coding sequence GTGACTAAAGTGTTAAAGGTGGATCCCCTCTTCCCCGACGAAGAAGTTTTGAAAGAAGCAGTCGAGCTTCTCCGGAACGGAGAAGTTATCATTTTCCCCACTGAAACCGTTTACGGAATAGGAGCGGACGCGTACAACGAAGAAGCCTGCAGGAAGATCTTCGAGTTGAAGGGAAGACCCACTGACAATCCCCTCATTGTTCATATACATTCTTTCGATCAGCTGGAAGAAATCGCAGAGGGTTATGAAGCTCATCTGGACTTTTTGAAAAAGTTCTGGCCGGGACCGCTGACAGTTATTCTTCGAAAAAAATCTGAAAAGATACCTCTCGTGGTGACCGCTGGTCTTTCAACAGTGGCTGTGAGGATGCCGGCACATCCGGTGGCCCTGAAGTTGATAGAACTCTTTGGAAATCCTATAGCCGCTCCAAGCGCAAATCTATCGGGGAGACCCAGCGCTACCAACGTGCAACACGTCATAGAAGACTTCATGGGTAAAGTTAAGCTGATAATCGACGCGGGGAATACCCCCTTTGGCCTGGAGTCCACCATTGTGGACCTCACAAAAGAAAAGCCCGTTCTTCTGAGGCCAGGGCCAGTGGAGGTTGAGCGATTGAGGGAGCTCTTTCCGGAACTCGTAGTACCTGATTTCGTACGAAAAGGGAATTTTAAAGGCAGACCGCTTGCACCGGGAATGAAATACCGACACTACGCTCCTTCAAAGCCTTTGATACTCGTAGAAGATTTGACGAAGATGGAAGAAGTATTGAAAAAGTATCCAAACCATGTGGTCATCTGTGTTGATGAGAGAAAGGAGCTGTATGACGATATAATCGTTGTGGGATCTTTGAAAAATCCCTACAGTATCGCCCAAAACATCTTTTCTGTTCTGCGAGAAGCAGAAAAAAGGGGTAAAGAGTATATAATTGTTGAGGGATTTGAAGAACGGGGAATTCTGTTTGCTGTGATGAATCGTCTGAGAAAAGCGGCGACGGAAATCGTGAGGTGA
- the hrcA gene encoding heat-inducible transcriptional repressor HrcA, which yields MRRLNRKNSDASKKLNDRQRKVLYCIVREYIENKKPVSSQRVLEVSNIEFSSATIRNDMKKLEYLGYIYQPHTSAGRIPTDKGLRFYYEEMLKISKETSEADLAVETFKSMPLADPEKVLFLAGNLLARLTEGYVLIERPNTRDLKILRVMLIPVSEDYLIFSILTEFGVSRVTPIKTQERLNWEEIERQLNFLLRGKTIGEVLLGRIESLKGSGFLRLIESLIGETIERYLDAGLENLLKDETLALEDIRNLLEEIKDQKFLESLVGEGISVMIGREIGRKNLEKFAVFSGRYFKGESPIGSVYFFTSKVTRYDRNHKIFEYILNRLSEYFTSTSRR from the coding sequence ATGAGAAGGCTCAACAGGAAGAACAGTGATGCTTCGAAAAAATTGAATGATCGCCAGAGAAAGGTGCTTTACTGCATCGTGAGAGAGTACATAGAAAACAAAAAACCCGTGAGCTCACAGAGAGTTCTGGAAGTGAGCAACATAGAGTTCAGCAGTGCCACTATAAGAAACGATATGAAAAAACTGGAATATCTTGGATACATATACCAGCCCCACACATCAGCAGGTAGGATTCCAACTGACAAGGGGCTGAGGTTTTACTACGAGGAGATGTTGAAAATCTCAAAAGAGACATCAGAAGCAGATCTTGCTGTGGAGACTTTCAAATCGATGCCCCTAGCTGATCCAGAAAAAGTTCTCTTCCTCGCGGGAAATCTCTTAGCCCGATTGACGGAGGGTTACGTCCTCATAGAAAGACCAAACACCAGAGATTTGAAAATACTCAGGGTGATGCTCATTCCCGTTTCGGAGGATTACCTCATCTTTTCCATATTGACGGAGTTCGGTGTTTCCAGAGTTACTCCCATCAAAACTCAGGAACGACTGAATTGGGAAGAAATCGAAAGACAACTCAATTTCCTCCTCAGAGGCAAAACAATAGGAGAAGTATTGTTGGGTAGAATAGAAAGCCTGAAAGGGAGTGGATTCCTCAGACTGATAGAATCTCTAATAGGCGAGACCATCGAAAGATATCTGGATGCAGGTCTTGAAAACCTTCTAAAAGACGAGACACTCGCTCTGGAAGACATCAGAAACCTTCTTGAAGAGATCAAAGATCAGAAATTTCTTGAGAGCTTAGTTGGAGAAGGCATAAGCGTCATGATAGGAAGGGAAATTGGCAGAAAAAATCTGGAGAAATTCGCTGTTTTTTCAGGAAGATACTTCAAAGGAGAATCTCCTATCGGTAGTGTGTACTTCTTCACGTCGAAGGTTACAAGGTACGATAGAAATCACAAAATATTTGAGTACATTTTGAACCGTCTTTCGGAGTATTTCACTTCGACCTCCAGGAGGTGA
- a CDS encoding nucleotide exchange factor GrpE, with protein MSEKDKKELTQECEELKEKYKELEEYAKRLKAEYENYREEVAREKRELIKNANEYLILKLIPVLDDFERALNQGEKRDAFYEGVKMIYKKLLNVLEKEGLTKIHVGEKFDPFEHEAVERVETEDVEEYTVLEVVESGYKFHGKVLKPAKVKVAVKPRKKEAEKVEKPSDEKE; from the coding sequence ATGAGTGAAAAGGACAAAAAGGAACTCACACAGGAATGTGAAGAACTGAAAGAAAAATATAAAGAACTGGAAGAGTACGCAAAAAGACTGAAGGCCGAATACGAAAACTACCGCGAGGAAGTCGCCCGTGAAAAAAGAGAACTGATAAAGAACGCAAACGAATACCTCATATTGAAACTCATTCCCGTTCTTGATGATTTCGAAAGGGCATTGAATCAAGGGGAAAAGAGAGACGCCTTCTATGAAGGCGTGAAAATGATATACAAAAAACTCCTGAACGTCTTGGAAAAAGAAGGACTCACAAAGATCCACGTAGGAGAGAAATTCGATCCCTTTGAACACGAAGCAGTTGAAAGAGTGGAAACGGAAGATGTGGAAGAGTACACCGTCCTCGAGGTAGTAGAGAGTGGTTACAAATTCCACGGGAAAGTCCTGAAACCCGCAAAAGTGAAGGTTGCAGTGAAACCACGAAAGAAGGAAGCAGAGAAGGTTGAAAAACCTTCTGACGAGAAGGAGTGA
- the dnaJ gene encoding molecular chaperone DnaJ: protein MKREKKDYYEILGVPRDATQEEIKRAYKRLVKEWHPDRHPENRKEAEQRFKEIQEAYEVLSDPQKRAMYDRFGYVGEQPTYQETESGGFFEDIFKEFENIFNRDIFDVFFGERPGQEEKREYARRGEDIRYEIEVTLSDLINGAEIPVEYERYETCPRCGGTGVEPNAGYINCPSCGGTGRIREERRSFFGYFVSERTCERCGGTGKIPREYCHECGGSGRVLRKVRRTVKIPPNVEDGTQLRITGGGNAGYYGGPYGDLIVIVRVKPDPRFKKSGSDLVYDVTIDYLQAILGTTVEVPLPEGGTTMLKIPPGTQPETVFRLKGKGLPNRYGRRGDLIVNVHVEIPKTLSREERKVLEDLAKKRGVTIG from the coding sequence ATGAAACGTGAAAAAAAGGACTACTACGAAATTCTCGGTGTTCCCAGAGACGCCACACAGGAAGAAATAAAAAGGGCTTACAAAAGACTGGTGAAAGAGTGGCACCCGGATCGACATCCAGAAAACAGAAAAGAGGCCGAACAACGTTTTAAGGAAATTCAGGAGGCCTACGAAGTCCTCAGCGATCCACAAAAAAGGGCCATGTACGATCGTTTCGGGTACGTAGGAGAACAGCCCACGTATCAGGAAACAGAATCTGGTGGCTTCTTCGAGGATATATTCAAAGAGTTCGAAAATATTTTCAACAGGGACATTTTCGATGTTTTCTTTGGTGAGAGACCCGGTCAGGAAGAGAAAAGAGAATACGCCCGAAGAGGTGAAGATATACGGTACGAAATAGAAGTAACTCTCTCCGATCTGATCAATGGAGCAGAGATACCCGTGGAATACGAAAGGTACGAAACCTGTCCGAGATGTGGCGGAACAGGCGTGGAACCCAATGCCGGATACATAAACTGTCCAAGTTGTGGTGGAACGGGAAGGATCAGAGAAGAACGAAGATCGTTCTTTGGTTACTTCGTCAGTGAGAGAACCTGTGAGAGATGCGGTGGCACGGGGAAGATTCCACGGGAATACTGCCACGAGTGTGGTGGAAGTGGTAGAGTTCTCAGAAAGGTCAGGAGAACGGTGAAAATACCGCCAAATGTGGAAGATGGAACTCAGCTTAGAATCACTGGCGGTGGAAATGCTGGATATTACGGCGGACCTTACGGTGATCTGATAGTCATCGTCCGCGTGAAACCAGATCCTAGATTCAAAAAATCCGGTTCGGATCTCGTGTACGATGTTACAATAGACTACCTCCAGGCCATTTTGGGAACAACCGTTGAAGTTCCCCTTCCAGAAGGTGGTACGACAATGCTGAAGATTCCTCCGGGAACTCAGCCGGAAACCGTCTTCAGATTGAAGGGAAAAGGCCTTCCAAACAGGTATGGAAGACGCGGAGATCTCATCGTAAATGTACACGTTGAGATACCAAAGACTCTTTCCAGAGAGGAAAGAAAAGTCCTTGAAGACCTGGCGAAAAAACGCGGGGTCACGATCGGTTAA
- the yqeH gene encoding ribosome biogenesis GTPase YqeH has translation MKCPGCGAAIQFEDPKKPGYIPREVYERRLEEGREILCQRCFRMKHYGKLEPVEFNWDFKNQLKSYLGGFDVVVWVIDIFDFEGTYREDIAEILKGKRVIYAINKVDLLPRVVTVKEIKEWVKKRIRVHNPDDIRIVSAEKSFGLSSLVKYLSLLTDKALVVGVTNVGKSSLMNKICTHENTISPFPGTTLGILRRKVREANLYLYDTPGIMTNDRILDLLDSECQKRVLPREELSRKTFKPDNGRTIFMGGLCRFDIHFETEKNPIFLLFSSKEVTFHETKRERADELMRNRLGDLLIPPCSKTEFENFKWKREIFTLKEGEELAVAGLGWMSVRRGPFTVEVTVPDNVKLVVREALVNPKR, from the coding sequence ATGAAGTGTCCCGGATGCGGAGCAGCCATTCAGTTTGAGGATCCAAAAAAACCAGGGTACATCCCGCGTGAGGTCTACGAAAGAAGGCTCGAAGAAGGAAGAGAAATACTCTGTCAAAGATGCTTTCGGATGAAACATTACGGCAAACTGGAGCCAGTCGAATTCAATTGGGATTTCAAAAACCAGTTGAAATCGTACCTTGGAGGATTCGATGTTGTGGTCTGGGTGATCGATATTTTCGATTTCGAGGGAACTTACAGAGAGGATATAGCAGAAATTTTGAAGGGGAAGAGGGTTATCTACGCCATAAACAAGGTCGATCTCCTGCCAAGGGTGGTTACAGTGAAGGAAATCAAAGAATGGGTGAAGAAAAGGATAAGAGTACACAATCCGGATGACATAAGGATCGTCAGTGCTGAAAAAAGTTTTGGTCTGAGCTCGCTTGTGAAGTATCTTTCACTGTTGACCGACAAGGCGCTGGTGGTGGGAGTAACGAACGTTGGAAAATCTTCTCTGATGAACAAGATCTGTACCCATGAGAACACCATAAGTCCCTTCCCGGGGACAACTCTGGGTATTCTCAGAAGAAAGGTAAGAGAAGCGAATCTGTATCTCTACGATACCCCAGGTATCATGACAAACGATAGAATTCTCGATCTTCTGGATTCTGAATGTCAAAAAAGAGTTTTACCAAGAGAAGAGCTCTCCAGGAAAACCTTCAAGCCGGATAATGGAAGAACCATCTTCATGGGGGGACTGTGCCGATTCGATATCCATTTTGAAACAGAAAAGAATCCGATCTTTCTGCTTTTCTCCTCTAAAGAAGTAACCTTCCATGAAACGAAGAGGGAAAGAGCAGATGAGCTCATGAGAAACAGACTGGGAGATCTGTTGATTCCTCCGTGTTCCAAAACAGAATTTGAAAACTTCAAGTGGAAGAGAGAAATTTTCACATTAAAAGAAGGAGAAGAACTGGCGGTGGCAGGACTGGGATGGATGAGTGTCCGAAGAGGCCCTTTCACCGTCGAAGTCACGGTTCCAGATAACGTTAAGCTTGTTGTAAGAGAAGCACTCGTCAATCCCAAACGTTAA